In Exiguobacterium acetylicum, the genomic stretch TCAATAGAAGTCGCGTCCACTGCCGAATCATTTCGAATCACTGTTAAAGTCGACGGTCGGATTTTCCCGGTCGCTGTCTGAAATCTCGTAATACGGTTTTTTCTCGAATCCGAAGGCGGATGCGTAGAGTGTCGTTGGGAAGCTCCGACGTTTTTTGTTATAGAGGGTTACAGCATCATTGTAATCCTTGCGGGCGATCCCGAGACGATTTTCTGTTCCTTCCAGTGTGTCCATCAAGGATTGGAACCGTTCGCTTGATTTTAGTTCTGGATAAGTCGTCTGCAAGGCAATCAATCCGCGAAGCGAAGACGTAACTTGTTGGTCGGCTTCGATCCGTTGTTCGGTTGACGCAGCACGCGCAAGACCAGCTTGAGCTTCTGCGACTTTACCGTAGACTTTTTCTTCTTGACCCGCGACCCCTTTAACAGTTTCAACGAGGTTCGGAATCAAATCCGCACGACGTTTGATTTGGTTGTCGACTTGCGACCA encodes the following:
- a CDS encoding LemA family protein; its protein translation is MARRSRSTSKLPLIIGVVIVAVIAFLAIGQYNSLVNVEEDVSNKWSQVDNQIKRRADLIPNLVETVKGVAGQEEKVYGKVAEAQAGLARAASTEQRIEADQQVTSSLRGLIALQTTYPELKSSERFQSLMDTLEGTENRLGIARKDYNDAVTLYNKKRRSFPTTLYASAFGFEKKPYYEISDSDRENPTVDFNSDSK